TGCCAACAGCGTGCCCGCCATCGTGTTCCGCAGCCTGTCGGACCTGGCCGGGGGTGACGCGGGTGCAAACCAGATGAACACCTTCATGGCGCTGGCCTCGGTCAACAGCGCCGACGTCGTGCGCGCATTCGTCGCGGCGCTGCCGGACTAGGATGATGACGCATTCCACCATCAGCGGCACGAACGGCATGGTGACGGCGCCCCACTGGCTGGCGGCGCAAACAGGCTGCGCCGTGCTGAAGGACGGCGGCAATGCGGTGGAGGCGGCGGTCGCCGTCGCCGCAACGCTGGCGGTCGTCTATCCGCACATGACCGGAATAGGCGGCGACAGTTTCTGGCTGGTCGCGCAGCCGGATGGATCGATCGACAGCGTGCATGGCTGCGGCGGCGCGGCGGCAATGGCCGATCTGGGCCTCTACGCGGGTCATGCCGCGGTGCCGACGCGCGGCCCGCTCGCCGCCAATACGGTGGCAGGCACGTTGTCGGGCTGGGCCGCGCTGCTGGAAAGCGGCGGCGGCACCTTGCCCCTGTCCCGGCTGTTGCGTGACGCCATCCATCATGCCGACAATGGCGTAGGGGTAACGCGCGGAGGCGCGGCCATCGCGGCGGCCAAGGGGGACGAACTGCGCATCCAGCCTGGCGCCTATGCCGCGATCTTCGAACCCGATGGCGCGCCGCTGCATGAAGGCGCGACCTTGCGCCAGCCAGCCCTTGCCGCCACTTTGCGGGCGATCGCCGCCGATGGAATCGCCGATTTCTACACCGGCGCTCTCGCCGACAAGGTGGCCCAGGATCTGGCAGCGCTGGGCAGCCCGGTCGGTCGCGAAGATCTGACCGCGCATCGCGCGACCCGTCCCGTCCCGCTGACGACCCGGATCGGCGGCATGGACCTGATCAACAGCGCGCCCCCGACGCAGGGTTTCGCATCGCTCCTGATCCTGGCCCTGTTCGATCGCCTCTCCGCCGCGCAGGCAGATGGCTTCGACCATGTCCATGGCCTGGTCGAAGC
This window of the Sphingobium sp. CR2-8 genome carries:
- a CDS encoding gamma-glutamyltransferase family protein; the encoded protein is MTHSTISGTNGMVTAPHWLAAQTGCAVLKDGGNAVEAAVAVAATLAVVYPHMTGIGGDSFWLVAQPDGSIDSVHGCGGAAAMADLGLYAGHAAVPTRGPLAANTVAGTLSGWAALLESGGGTLPLSRLLRDAIHHADNGVGVTRGGAAIAAAKGDELRIQPGAYAAIFEPDGAPLHEGATLRQPALAATLRAIAADGIADFYTGALADKVAQDLAALGSPVGREDLTAHRATRPVPLTTRIGGMDLINSAPPTQGFASLLILALFDRLSAAQADGFDHVHGLVEATKQAFLLRDIHVGDPDFHDFDYQGLLADPHALDAIAASIDPARAMPWPRPSAQGDTCWFAAADRDGRIVSAIQSTYFEFGSGLVLPQTGITWQNRGSSFRLAVDGWNVLAPGRKPFHTLNPALARFDDGRLMAYGTMGGEGQPQTQAALFTRYARFGVDLQQAISAPRWLLGRTWGEDSTTLKLEDGFDDALYAQLAAAGHDVERVGPLTALMGHAGAIVRHADGRLDGATDPRSDGQVATW